A window of Miscanthus floridulus cultivar M001 chromosome 12, ASM1932011v1, whole genome shotgun sequence genomic DNA:
tttgttctaagaaccgaaaacaatgaacattaaaccctaaacctagggttttccatttattgcgcataaatgaaaacataatataacacgatgataagagattaccttggcttactagctttagcacgccttggcatcctaccattacataatacaaaaaataataaatcacttcaaacattaggtaataacgtatctagggttgcaaaatagacataatatataccaaatcaatgcgTAAAAATGATAAGGGGAGAGGGGATACCTTACTCGCaaagatgtatggatcaaatctAAGTATCCATGGTCAAATTCATCGATTCAAGATATTAGGCGGGTTAGGGAGAGGAAGAACCcgagagagaggaggaagaaatcAAAGTAGCCTCGGCAAAGGAAACTTGGCTGTGGTTTTTGAATCCATGCTCAGCGTCAGGATCCATGGCTCCAAACTCAGAGCTGAAATCCACGGCTCTGAGGTTGGAGCCACAGATCTTGGTGCCGAGCTcagagccaagatctgtggctctaaggtaccggccacgtcaacgccacctaggatgcccTACTGTGCATGGCCAGGCACCTTGGAGACAAGATTTGTGGTGCCAATATGTGTTACCTCAGAGCCATGAGTCCTGGTGCCGAACCCCAGgttccaaagatgagtttacatCTCCTAGGGGGCCAAACgcaaattttcttcaaaaaaggacCAAATTGTAAAAAATAGGTCGTACAAGCCTAAAGTATCCAGATGCTTGGAATATACCTTATCGATATTGCATGACCCTGTGCACCAAGAAGGACCAACTGACACCATCCAAGACGAGCTCCCGTACTCTCTCGTTCACATCTCGCCCCCACCCGTTCGCTTTCCTCGGTGAGTCATAGAGTTTGTGTGCCTCTGGCCGCACGGACTACTGCTGCTGGTGCTTGGTCATCCTCTACCGGTAGTGCCTCCATAGAGTCCTCCTCTCCCAGTGGATGGCGACGCCTCCAATCTCCACAGGTATTTTTCTTCACCTCGTCAGCCCTCTCTCTAGTTGCCAGGGTTAGGTGTTCATGTCGTCATTGCCTGATTGGATGAAATAGAGTTCGTGAAGGGGTCTATGCTTTTCAGATCCAAAgttcttgtaacaccctaaaatttgctccttttgaaatagatgtaaattgagataattttgaatttttgtgctcatgaaaacatagggaaataattttttttcattaaattaaaatttgtcATAGGATGTagaaacatgtttgagcatatatgcctatgcatttgatttattgataTGAGTGGATTTGTCCAAAATTCAAAAGGATTCAAACTTTTTTTGAAATAGTTTTGAAATCAAAGAAATAAAGGaagataaagaaaaaaagaagagaaaacctCCCCTCCCCCATTTTGGCCCATAGGCCTTTCTCTCCCCTCTTCCGTGGCCCGCTCCAGCTCTCCTCTCCGTAGGCCCAAGCCAACGCAGCGACCCACCTCTGCCCTTAGCTCATGCGGCCCACATCCCCACCGAGGCCCAGCATCCCTTCTCTCCCATTCTCTGGCTGACAACATGGCCCCGCGTGTCAGCCGCCTTCCCCTAACTCCTGTTGTGCTCTGTTCGGACTCTATCCGATGAGTCTGCATTCACCCCGCGTCATTGGTGTGCGCCCTACACAGCTTGGCCACATAAAAGGTAGCCCTGAGCCATGCCGCACCCCTACCTGCAACCATAGCACGCCCAGCCACCCTCGCTTAAGCTCGTCGTGCCACCAAAACCCTAGAAGCGCCACCGTCGCATTCTCCATCGTCGCTGCTCTTTTGCCGCCGCGACCATGTTCCCGAGCTATGCATGAAGGTAAGAAAGCCGCCGGTATCTTGTATGCTTCCCCTCTCGCTCCTTTACGCCTGCACAAGCTCACTGCAGCATCGCCGTCGCTCCCAAGCCACTCAGGCGAGCCTTGCGCCGTCACTGTGCCCTTGCGGTCTCTCCCTATCCCCACTCCGAGTTCGCCATGCTCCCCTATCTCTCCCTATGCTCTTGCTTTGGCCAATGATGCCTAAAATCGGCAAATAGCCAAACGCCGATGAGGTCCCCTATTTTTCCAGCCGTGCGTCGCCATCCCAGCTCGCCGTCGGTGACTCTCTCCCCTTCCCATCTAATCAGAGCCGTCCATCTTTGATCCAACGGCTCAGATCGGCTAATACCCCTTTGGTTAGGGATTTTGCCAAAGAGTCTCGGCACTTTTTCTTATTCCAACCCGTAGTCCAAAGCACTATTTGAACATACGTTTTCATATTTGTAAAATGTAATCTAGTTCGggttatttacaaaattgccaccaaCACTGTTttcatcatatcttctacgtttaaCTCTGTTTTgttccattcaagttgcgttagattcgtaacgaCGTAATCTATGTGATAGTCacattttttgtttattttgtgctTTCAAATAAAATGTTAATTAGAATCAATCTATATGCAATTAGTTTCCCAATTAAAAACAACTTAGGTTTTCCACTTCTATCTTTTCTAAATAAAATAAGATTAGTTTTATCTTGGTTttctaaatcaaatataatttggTTTAAGTCAATTTAGATATTTCTCTGAAATATCTTATCcatgcttttatatagttaagatATAaagtaaatgaagcctatagttttcttttcaaaGTAAACCCTTCGGTAGTCGTTTCTTTTACACCGTAGTTccaattagcgtgcttttcgcgtctgcgtgctcgtagcaatgcgtagattagttttcaaacctttttattgtttgttgtattgttctaatttaattctattatttgcttcgtgtatgattgcatggatgcttgtgtggtgttctatgatcatgtctagtcggtgagctatacatgGTGAATCCAGAAGGaattcattgaaggtttggactagaagaaggatctgagttttaaGGCAATTGTAGCataggatcatccttgttgtcctattcacctttaatcatttaattcatattgcatgtatctaccttgttgccactaaggatatcctagctatttgatatcttgtaccttgacaccatgggtgttttgcattgggtagtattatgctagtgTTCAAGATAAATAACCATGACTTTataacttgattaatggtatatgcaataaatgtttaaaagatgctttttagcaacatggaatcagagggctagagcattgggttgtttttgtgatgctctagatttctctccttaaggacttatctttaAGCGATCACCCGAGACTTATTGTGCAACCACAAGTTACATGGCTTTGGCTTGACTCAGTATTAGACTTTTACTAGTTTGTGGCAGCTACCCGTaagggcgcaagaggggctccgacttGTATGATCTTGGTCTGCCAAGTTGAGTGCACTTTGATTTCTTGGTCTTttattagtcactccttggaggaagctcatgcttattgatgggaaaaCCTAGCGGGTTGCTATCTATTAGTAGAATCTGTGAACAGTCTCGTAGTGTATGCTGCCCCACTTTCTTGGTAGAGGTGATGgtatatggggatcacgacttatgggtaaagatatacgacctctgcagagtgtaaaactgttataacagccgtgctcacggttacgagtggCCTAGACTCCTTACTGAATAgttgatgaacactgatgataacgTTGATGGAGATGCTCACTAaagattactatttatgctatacattattcttgtttacatgaCCACGAGGTTATTTGGGACTTATGCTGAACTTGTtgttactcaattgcttaaaagtatgactcactaaaagctaatcgcagtaaacccatgtcaaaccttttgagcctcatgaaccccataacataattgttgaatacgatatgtacttacgttcagtgttcgcctaaacggcctaaACTGCTGTTTAAACGGCCAATAaatggtaaacggtggtaaactgatttgtttagggggtaaacggaaattaaacggttgaccgtttaaacggtcaaaaaacggaaaaaacggtctaaacggtctaaatggaacggagataaacaacattaaacgcgctaaacagttgtttaaacggttgtttaggcgaacacgaggtaaatctagttcagttttgtatggataaatttgtatacttaatataaatgtgtatacttgatatgttacatgcataaatatctatatttggttcttttcacatacataaatatatatacataccaaaataattaatttttacttggataaatatgtataaatgctagaatacttgatttttttacatgcacatatataattatatatatatattttttaaaaagtataaaaccgtttagaccgtttaacttcgtttaaacaccgtgtaaacaggctaaacgctaaacgaagggtgGCCGTGTAAAGAccatttaccgtttaggaaaacattgcttatgtttgctttatttttttctatttgaataaaaatcccggatgggtaccagattgtcagagtctggaggagttaggcttgtgatcaatcagTCAGTTGTTCCTGTGGATTTTGAgccttcacctgaagatcggagatGTCTTTCCACTGTATATACTCTGAGGCTGTATTCCTTTTACTGATACGTTATGTAATAAATattatcttttgatattacccttatttatggcTATACGTGAGATTTGAttttctaggctcacatatgttgtgtatctagttttgttcttaaaaccggatgcTGTAGTTCTACTAGGCATTTTGAAGTTACTATGGTTGATTTGATGGATTACTGCTTTCCGGTTTCTCTACTTGCTTTTTCATTACTACGCCCTTGTTTAGTtactccaaaatccaaactttggcactatacaaaaagaagattctccgtcatatcaaacttgcggtacatgtatggagtactaaatattggcgaaatcaaaaactaattgtacagtttggttgtactttgcgagacgaacgttttgagtctaattagtcaacgattggacaattattaccaaatacaaacgaaatgctacagtgtacTGCATCGTGCTACATTGATTCCGGGGGCGCCAACTTCGGGCACCTAAACGCGGCCTACAGATGAGTTATCCTCACCTTGTTCCTGATATGGGGTATGCGGCACTTGAGAATTAAAAAATTATTTCCTGGAAGTAGACAAAACAGGGCATTCATGATGTTAATTCGTTCAATTTTGAACTATGCGGCATCATATTCTCTTTACTAATATGAAACAACAGTTCTGTAGTATTGTACTATCTTTGCAACTTGCTTATTCATAATATGCGAGTGCAAATCGATTATATTCTCTTTGTCAAATCCAAACTATTATAATGTTTGCTTTCTATTGACTGTAGATGGTGGCCAGGCAGGTTAGACGGAAGAAAAAAAATGCTCATCAGTGCTGCTACATATCTAGCGGCTTGTATGGTGGTTTTGTTTATTCAGAGAagattaagaagaagaaaaaaggcaGCTAATTACGTATGCTCCAATGGAAGAACGGGATAAAAATAGGATTGACTATCTAAACACAAGAATTTACAAGGACGATACAACATGCATCAAAATGATAAGGTTTAAGAGAGGTTCTTTCTTTCAGTTGTGTCAAGTTTTACGCGAACGCTCTTTGCTCTATGACACTATCCATGTCTGTATTGAGGAGCAAGTAGCCATGTTCTTGAATACAATTGGACACAACCTAAGGAATAGGCTAGTTGGGACTAATTTCATCAGGTCGGGTGAAACAATTAGTAGATATTTCAACCTAGTCCTACGTGCCATCGGCGAGCTAAGCAATGAGCTTATTCGACCACCTTCCTTGATACCCCGGCCAAAATTGCAGGGAACCCAAGATGGGATCCATATTTTAAGGTACGACAAACTATGTCGCCCACACACGTGTCGTACACATTGTAAGGttactatttttttttgaaatatatTGACCATATAGGATTGTATTGGAGCAATTGATGGGACACATGTGCGTGCATCTGTTAGTAAGTCTATGGAGGCTGCCTTTCGTGGTCGGAAATCGTTTGCAACCCAAAATATGATGGTAGCTGTAGATTTTGATTTAAGATTCACATATGTGCTAGCCGGGTGGGAGGGGACAGCACATGATGCTGTGGTATTATCAGGTGCTTTAGAGCCAGTGAATGGTCTTCGAGTCCCAGAAGGTAATAACACTATTTTAGTTGTTACTACACTTACGGATAATATATTCAAAATAATTTAATTACAGTTTGGTATTTCCTAGGAAAATTCTACCTAGTTGATGCCGGATATGGAGCAAAGCCCGGATTCATGCCTCCGTTTCGTGGTGTTCGTTACCACTTAAATGAATGGGGTAGCAATcactactagaaatgtgttcatcaatgacgatTCAGTCATGACGCTTACAAATTTCGTCACAGAACAAGCGCTTTCTATGACGAAATTTCTAGCTTCGTCATAAGTAACAAGTGACGGAGCTTTGGCACGAAGAATAATGACGAAAACAAAAGAATCgtcataaaacaacaaaactaaatcgtcatagatcgtttggctcgtgtaccacctcgaggacgtggcgCCGTGGTCCCACCAGTAGGTCCCACCTCGAGGACGTGGTGATGTGGTCCCAGCATTGGGTCCCAACCTCGAAGACGTGGCGATGCGGTCCCACCAGCGGGTCTTAGCCTGAGGACGTGGCGGCGAACAAGTGGGGCAGCGTGGCCCACACGGTCCAGCTAATCATGCATCCTTCCGCCtccctttttttttgccaaaaaatagcACACGCAGGgagattcgaacccgcgacctgttGTTAGACATGTTGGTGCGTTACCATTGGAGCACTCGCCGTTTTGTGATAAAGGCATGCATGTTTTTCTATTTGTAAACGTATAGCTAAGCAGTAAGCACAGAAGCCTTGGCCCAATAGCAACATCACCCATTAGCAAGCCTATTAGCCCAATAGAAAATGATTTCCTGTCCGCTGGATGGACGTCGTTTTGTCTCCTAGATTGCTGCGATCCCAAGTCTCGACTCGACGTCTCCCATCGCCCTGATGCCCTATCGGCCACGTATCGCGTTGAGCGTGATGAACTGACCTGACGGCGGCGAGGCACCTAGACCCAGGCGAGGCGAGGCGCTGAGGCCCTAAAGGTAAATAGTAATCATTCGTATTTTTTTCAATTCATTCACAATCACAGCAAACTATATATATAGCGCTCGTGGGACAGAGCAGCAGCGGCGCGCGTGGGTCAGTGCACCAGCGTCGGCGATCGTGGGGCGGTCAGAGCAGCGTCGGCGATCGTGGGGCGAGGAGAGCAGCGACGACTTGCGTGGGACAGGGCAGCGGCGGTTTGCGTGGGACAGAGGAGCGCCGGCGATCGTGGGACAGAGCAGCGCCGGCGCGTGGGACAGAGCAGTACAAGGTTTGATTTGTTTTTGAATTtctttatatatatgcatgtgttggATGTGTTTTTAAATTTTGTTGAGTTTACTCTAATTTTAGGACTGAGCACAAGGTTTATTTTACTCTCAAAATAGATGGATAGAAGCTGGAtttatgggacacaattcacacctgcatatgtgaaaggagttgaagagttcatgaaatttgttagtgAAAGATACCCCAAAGACAGCCACATACTTTGTCCATGCAGCAAATGTCTTAATCAAAGTTTACGGCCTCAGGATGATGTAAATGACCATATACACATTTATGGAATGTCAGCTGCATACAccaggtggattcatcatggggagtCGGCAGATACTGTAGTAGTTGAAAATTTGGAGCAGGAGGTCGAAGGAAGTGATCATGACTTTGGGATACATGTGGATGTGGCcaatgatgattatgatgaggatCACGGAGTACTAGAGATGATAGGAGATCTGTATGTTGCGGCAGAGGCTGATGGAGAACAACCAAGGTTTGCAAGAGTCCTTGAAGATGCGAAGAAGTCACTTAGCCCGGGATCTAGCCATTCAAAATTCTCTTTTCTGGTGAGGATGTTGTATATCAAGTCTCGTTATCGAATTAGCAATACAACATTTTCCACAATGCTGAAGTTGTTGTCATCAGGATACCCTCAGAGTGAGTTGCCAAAATCATATGATGAGGCCAAGAAATATCTTGGAGAACTAGGCCTTGGTTTTGAAAAcatccatgtgtgcaagaacaatTGTGTGTTGTTTCGAAAGAGGTATTATAAAGAGAATgtgtgcccagtatgcaaggcgtcTAGATGGCAAGATGAAACTGGGAACAAGCGGGTTCCACATAAGGTATTGAGACATTTTCCACTTTTGCCAAGGTTGAAAAGAATTTTTGCTTCAAAGCGCACTTCTGAGGAAACACAATGGCACAAGAAAATGAGGACGCCAGTCGACAATGTAATGAGCCATCCAGCTGATGGAGAAGCATGGAAGGAGTTTGACACGAGGGAACCAACCTTTGTAGATGATTTGAGGAACCTGAGGCTTGCCTTAGCTACCGATggattcaatccatttggcaacatGAGTACGCAGTACAGTATGTGGCCAGTGCTTCTAACACCACTAAATCTCCCACCATGAGAATGCGTGAATCCAGCAAACTGCTTTATGTCTTTACTCATCCTAGGTCCAAAATCTCTAGGAAAGGATTTTGATTTGTTCCTTGAGCCCCTAATTGAAGAACTGCTCGATCTATGGAAGGGTGTCAGTACCTATGATGCATGTACTGGTCGGAAGTTTAACCTTCATGATGTCATGCTATGGTGTATACATGATTTTCCAGCATTGAGCACGTTATCAGGGCGAACAACAAAAGGGTATTATGCATGTATTCATTGCGACAAGGATCCATTGTCTCAGGCAATAAGGAGTAAAATATGTTACATTAGACATCGTCGTTACCTTCCAAGGACACATGCATGGTGGAGAAGCTTGGCTTTCGATGGTAAGCGTGAAAACAAAGATCAGCCAGGCAAGTTCActttggaggaggtcctagaggagctagagaaggtgaaagatgtcagGCCAGGGAAGCATCCTAAAATTATTGGAAATAAAAGGAAGCGCAACGAGGGTCCAAGGATTTATAGCCGCAAAGTTGGGTTGTGGAGATTGCCATATTGGAAACATTTGAAGCTTCCACATAATCTCGATGTGAT
This region includes:
- the LOC136495889 gene encoding uncharacterized protein → MGTRLSESGGVRLVINQSVVPVDFEPSPEDRRCLSTMVARQDCIGAIDGTHVRASVSKSMEAAFRGRKSFATQNMMVAVDFDLRFTYVLAGWEGTAHDAVVLSGALEPVNGLRVPEANYIYSARGTEQQRRAWVSAPASAIVGRSEQRRRSWGEESSDDLRGTGQRRFAWDRGAPAIVGQSSAGAWDRAVQGVEEFMKFVSERYPKDSHILCPCSKCLNQSLRPQDDVNDHIHIYGMSAAYTRWIHHGESADTVVVENLEQEVEGSDHDFGIHVDVANDDYDEDHGVLEMIGDLYVAAEADGEQPRFARVLEDAKKSLSPGSSHSKFSFLVRMLYIKSRYRISNTTFSTMLKLLSSGYPQSELPKSYDEAKKYLGELGLGFENIHVCKNNCVLFRKRYYKENVCPVCKASRWQDETGNKRVPHKVLRHFPLLPRLKRIFASKRTSEETQWHKKMRTPVDNVMSHPADGEAWKEFDTREPTFVDDLRNLRLALATDGFNPFGNMSTQYSPKSLGKDFDLFLEPLIEELLDLWKGVSTYDACTGRKFNLHDVMLWCIHDFPALSTLSGRTTKGYYACIHCDKDPLSQQHGNSVTAPPTPYVLGKDQKIKFCKFLKGIKFPDGYAANLARYISEDGSKVQGKLKTHSCHILLQRIIHVGLRGLVRKDVYEAVAELGTFFRELCSRNLRIDVVKRLKEEIPLILCKLEKIFPPAFFDVMVHLAVHLPDEALLRGPVQYGWMYMEDIDNRFNHDDGSDGEMPLPDDISVFKHGVTLVGSNRSQYIDDVDLNKLVWCHIENKRKENPESVSEGLWALSCGPDLRVKTCAACKVNGVRYSTVDRENFLLTQNSGVMTEGSHDGNNIDFYGVLKECKQGLIMRLRTIFKVEKAV